The proteins below are encoded in one region of Populus alba chromosome 2, ASM523922v2, whole genome shotgun sequence:
- the LOC118044506 gene encoding uncharacterized protein isoform X1 produces the protein MEEQQQKQSKWKLERGQYLGEISALCFLHPPSNRSSLPFLLAGTGSQLLLYNLESGKIIKSFEVFDGIRVHGITCSSSAEESSNFPSLTVSFKIAVFGEKRLKLFNLHIQTPSQVSADLALIHCLPKFTHWVLDVSFFKNSAVSSSQEERQCLAIGCSDNSVHLWDMSVSSVVLQVQSPERCLLYSMRLWGDSLETLRIASGTIFNEIIVWKVVPVEPHLDGLPSTSLLEDDIYLSCSLSDSFQLRFQQHKSAHMCRLIGHEGSIFRIAWSSDGSKLVSVSDDRSARIWAVRDELKDSDNREEEVAGPVLFGHNARVWDCCICDSVIVTAGEDCTCRVWRLDGKQLKMIKEHIGRGIWRCLYDPTSSLLITAGFDSSIKVHQVASISQSLEGQIESKPFIDRMEIFTCRIPNSSEYIGLMDSKSEYVRCLHFTCEDTLYVATNNGYLYHARLHGTVDVKWTKLAQLSEEVPIVCMDLLSKKLPKHSNGVDDWVALGDGKGNMTIVRIMGDVFTPEVGFTFTWSAGKERQLLGTYWCKALGCRFIFTADPRGILKLWRLSDPLPSGSLTCGRTFDASLIAEFTSCFGIRIMCLDASFEDEVLVCGDLRGNLVLFPLSKGLLLEKPTLPEIKISPLCYFKGSHGISTVSNISVAKLSSDTIEIRSTGGDGCICYLEYDPDQGGLEFVGMKQVKELSLVQSVSAENNCLDDLANCGYAIGFASTDFIIWNLISEAKVVQIPCGGWRRPHSYYLGDVPEAMSCFAYVKDEIIYIHRKWVPEKERKIFPQNLHIQFHGREMHSLCFVSKNTLVEANGKNFQFDRSSWIATGCEDGTVRLTWYIPGVEGWLTSKLLGEHVGGSAVRSICSVSKMHIIASDLTNLSDWTKRQNTCAGDMDNPFLLISVGAKRVLTSWLLRDRNLDKENVFIEQEKLENGNGYKPSSEVSSLMSFKWLSTDMPPRNSSSRGKTKVAEKIQGITKELNMNIDVTSGPLLLEKGEGYSKISYDDKYEDDWRYLAVTAFLVKCAGSRLTVCFVVVACSDATLALRALVLPHRLWFDVALLVPLSSPVLTLQHVIIPSCLPFEENIRIGNVYIVISGATDGSIAFWDLTDNVEAFVQQLSTLNIEKSINCQTRPRTGRGSQGGRWWRTLSSGVPKNRPGDGLVAIKAGERTNCNLANHPMNEASTAVSDAENCTIVCSQAVDNTHHEPEVNSVNSLPGICEIRPFHVFNNVHQSGVNSLHISDIQDIQSSENGFAFSVISGGDDQALHCLKFDLSPLSTGKDSDVVTSNLINLFTSSESMKNNCCRQSQTNKYRIRFLYHDRIISAHSSAIKGVWTDGMWVFSTGLDQRIRCWLLQDNCKLTEQAYLIISVPEPEALHARACGRNHYEIAVAGRGMQMVEFSAS, from the exons ATGGAAGAGCAGCAGCAGAAACAGAGCAAGTGGAAACTAGAGAGAGGGCAATACCTAGGAGAAATATCAGCTCTCTGTTTTCTCCACCCTCCTTCTAACCGCTCTTCTCTCCCTTTCCTGCTCGCtg GCACAGGATCGCAACTGCTGCTATATAATTTAGAgtctggaaaaataataaaatccttTGAAGTTTTTGATGGAATTCGTGTCCATGGGATTACTTGCAGCTCCAGTGCAGAAGAGTCATCGAACTTTCCTTCTTTAActgtttctttcaaaattgcTGTCTTCGGTGAAAAAAGACTCAAACTTTTCAACTTACACATTCAAACTCCTTCGCAAGTGAGTGCAGATTTAGCTTTGATTCATTGCTTGCCCAAGTTCACTCATTGGGTCTTGGATGTTTCCTTCTTCAAG AACTCTGCAGTCTCTTCAAGTCAGGAAGAGAGACAATGTCTTGCAATTGGATGTAGTGATAACTCTGTCCATCTCTGGGATATGTCGGTGTCCAGTGTAGTTCTTCAAGTTCAATCTCCAG AGAGATGCCTTTTGTATTCCATGCGGTTATGGGGTGACAGTTTGGAAACTTTAAGAATTGCTTCCGGTACCATATTCAATGAG ATCATCGTTTGGAAAGTTGTTCCTGTAGAACCTCATCTTGATGGGCTGCCTTCAACAAGTCTCTTGGAAGATGATATATATTTGAGCTGTTCATTATCCGACTCTTTCCAGCTTCGTTTTCAGCAGCATAAATCTGCTCATATGTGCAGACTTATTGGACATGAAGGCTCAATTTTTCGCATAGCATGGTCCTCAGATGGATCCAAACTGGTTTCCGTCTCTGATGATCGCag TGCTCGTATCTGGGCTGTTAGGGATGAGCTGAAAGATTCAGATAACAGAGAGGAGGAGGTTGCAGGCCCTGTTCTGTTTGGTCATAATGCTAGAGTTTGGGACTGCTGTATCTGTGATTCT GTAATTGTCACTGCTGGTGAAGATTGTACATGTCGTGTATGGAGATTGGATGGCAAACAGCTCAAGATGATTAAGGAACACAT aGGAAGAGGCATATGGCGTTGTTTGTATGATCCAACCTCTTCACTCCTCATTACTGCTGGATTTGACTCTTCAATCAAAGTGCATCAAGTGGCTTCTATTTCCCAGAGCTTGGAAGGACAAATTGAATCAAAACCTTTCATTGACAGAATGGAGATATTTACCTGTCGCATCCCAAATTCATCTGAATATATTGGTCTCATGGACag CAAAAGTGAATATGTACGTTGCTTACATTTCACATGCGAAGATACTCTTTATGTTGCGACAAACAATGGTTATCTGTACCATGCTAGATTACATGGAACTGTGGATGTAAAATGGACAAAGCTTGCTCAGCTCAGTGAAGAGGTGCCGATTGTTTGTATGGATTTGCTGTCCAAAAAACTCCCCAAACATTCCAATGGAGTTGATGACTGGGTTGCTTTAGGAGATGGTAAAGGAAACATGACAATTGTGAGAATTATGGGTGATGTTTTCACTCCCGAAGTGGGTTTCACCTTCACCTGGTCAGCCGGGAAAGAGAGACAACTCTTAGGAACCTATTGGTGCAAGGCATTGGGATGTAG GTTCATTTTTACTGCTGATCCTAGAGGAATTTTAAAGCTATGGAGGTTAAGCGATCCGTTACCATCTGGTTCTCTCACTTGTGGAAGAACTTTTGATGCATCCCTTATAGCAGAATTCACATCATGTTTTGGAATTCGGATTATGTGTCTAGATGCATCATTTGAGGATGAG GTGCTGGTATGTGGGGATTTGCGTGGAAATCTGGTTCTTTTCCCTTTGTCAAAGGGCTTGCTGCTGGAAAAACCTACTCTAccagaaataaaaatttcaccATTGTGTTATTTTAAAGGATCTCATGGAATATCAACTGTATCCAACATTTCTGTTGCTAAATTGAGCTCTGACACGATTGAAATACGCTCG ACGGGAGGTGATGGCTGCATATGCTATTTAGAATATGACCCAGACCAGGGTGGTTTGGAATTTGTTGGGATGAAACAAGTAAAAGAATTGAGTTTAGTTCAATCTGTTTCTGCCGAAAACAACTGCCTCGATGATTTGGCTAATTGTGGATATGCTATTGGTTTTGCATCAACAGATTTTATAATCTGGAACTTAATAAGTGAGGCAAAG GTTGTGCAAATTCCATGTGGTGGATGGCGACGTCCTCATTCTTATTATCTTGGTGATGTACCAGAAGCGATGAGCTGTTTTGCATATGTCAAG GATGAGATAATCTATATTCATCGAAAATGGGTACCAGAAAAGGAGAGGAAGATATTTCCCCAGAATTTGCACATCCAGTTTCATGGGAGAGAGATGCACTCCTTATGCTTTGTTTCTAAAAATACACTTGTTGAGGCAAATGGGAAGAATTTTCAGTTTGATAGATCTAGTTGGATTGCTACTGGGTGTGAGGATGGAACTGTGAGGTTGACTTG GTATATTCCTGGAGTTGAGGGTTGGCTTACATCAAAATTGCTTGGGGAACATGTTGGTGGATCTGCTGTGAGATCAATATGCTCAGTATCAAAGATGCACATAATTGCTTCTGACTTGACCAACTTGTCAGATTGGACAAAGAGACAAAACACTTGTGCCGGGGACATGGATAATCCTTTCTTGTTGATCTCGGTTGGGGCAAAGCGGGTGCTAACTTCTTGGCTATTGAGAGATAGGAATCTAGACAAGGAAAATGTATTTATTGAACAAGAAAAACTGGAAAACGGAAATGGCTATAAGCCTTCGTCAGAAGTATCCTCATTGATGTCTTTCAAATGGCTGTCAACTGACATGCCTCCCAGAAATTCCAGTTCTCGTGGAAAAACAAAAGTAGCTGAGAAGATACAAGGAATAACCAAAGAACTTAATATGAATATTGATGTAACATCAGGACCACTTTTACTGGAAAAGGGGGAGGGATATTCAAAAATTTCTTATGATGATAAGTATGAGGATGACTGGAGATATCTGGCTGTCACTGCTTTTCTGGTGAAGTGTGCTGGTTCCAG GTTGACTGTctgttttgttgttgttgcttgcTCAGATGCAACACTTGCACTGCGAGCTCTTGTTTTACCACATCGGTTATG GTTCGATGTGGCTTTGTTGGTTCCTCTATCATCACCAGTTTTAACATTGCAGCATGTCATCATTCCTAGCTGTTTGCCTTTTGAAG AGAACATTCGAATTGGAAATGTGTATATTGTGATCAGTGGAGCTACAGATGGAAGTATTGCCTTTTGGGATCTAACTGACAATGTTGAGGCTTTTGTTCAGCAGTTATCTACACTGAACATAGAGAAGTCCATAAATTGTCAAACACGGCCACGCACTGGAAGAGGAAGTCAGGGTGGACGATGGTGGAGAACATTAAGCAGTGGTGTGCCTAAAAATAGACCAGGTGATGGTTTGGTTGCAATAAAAGCTGGAGAGAGGACGAACTGCAATTTGGCAAATCATCCTATGAATGAAGCATCAACAGCAGTAAGTGACGCGGAAAACTGCACAATAGTTTGTTCTCAAGCTGTAGACAACACACATCATGAACCAGAAGTGAATAGTGTCAATTCCTTGCCAGGAATATGTGAAATAAGGCCTTTCCATGTCTTCAATAATGTTCACCAATCAGGGGTCAACTCTCTTCATATTTCAGACATACAGGATATTCAAAGTTCTGAAAATGGTTTTGCATTCAGTGTAATAAGTGGAGGCGATGATCAAGCACTCCACTGTCTTAAATTTGATTTGTCACCATTATCAACAGGGAAGGATTCTGATGTCGTGACATCAAATCTCATCAATTTATTCACTAGTTCTGAAAGCATGAAGAATAATTGTTGTAGACAAAGCCAGACAAACAAGTACAGGATCAGATTTTTATATCATGACCGAATCATCTCAGCTCATAGCTCTGCcataaaag GTGTTTGGACAGATGGCATGTGGGTGTTTTCTACTGGTCTTGATCAGCGCATCAGATGCTGGCTTCTTCAGGATAACTGTAAATTAACTGAACAAGCTTATTTGATCATTAGTGTTCCAGAGCCAGAAGCACTGCATGCTAGAGCCTGTGGCAG GAACCACTACGAAATTGCAGTGGCTGGGAGAGGAATGCAAATGGTTGAGTTCTCCGCCTCTTAG
- the LOC118044506 gene encoding uncharacterized protein isoform X2, whose amino-acid sequence MSVSSVVLQVQSPERCLLYSMRLWGDSLETLRIASGTIFNEIIVWKVVPVEPHLDGLPSTSLLEDDIYLSCSLSDSFQLRFQQHKSAHMCRLIGHEGSIFRIAWSSDGSKLVSVSDDRSARIWAVRDELKDSDNREEEVAGPVLFGHNARVWDCCICDSVIVTAGEDCTCRVWRLDGKQLKMIKEHIGRGIWRCLYDPTSSLLITAGFDSSIKVHQVASISQSLEGQIESKPFIDRMEIFTCRIPNSSEYIGLMDSKSEYVRCLHFTCEDTLYVATNNGYLYHARLHGTVDVKWTKLAQLSEEVPIVCMDLLSKKLPKHSNGVDDWVALGDGKGNMTIVRIMGDVFTPEVGFTFTWSAGKERQLLGTYWCKALGCRFIFTADPRGILKLWRLSDPLPSGSLTCGRTFDASLIAEFTSCFGIRIMCLDASFEDEVLVCGDLRGNLVLFPLSKGLLLEKPTLPEIKISPLCYFKGSHGISTVSNISVAKLSSDTIEIRSTGGDGCICYLEYDPDQGGLEFVGMKQVKELSLVQSVSAENNCLDDLANCGYAIGFASTDFIIWNLISEAKVVQIPCGGWRRPHSYYLGDVPEAMSCFAYVKDEIIYIHRKWVPEKERKIFPQNLHIQFHGREMHSLCFVSKNTLVEANGKNFQFDRSSWIATGCEDGTVRLTWYIPGVEGWLTSKLLGEHVGGSAVRSICSVSKMHIIASDLTNLSDWTKRQNTCAGDMDNPFLLISVGAKRVLTSWLLRDRNLDKENVFIEQEKLENGNGYKPSSEVSSLMSFKWLSTDMPPRNSSSRGKTKVAEKIQGITKELNMNIDVTSGPLLLEKGEGYSKISYDDKYEDDWRYLAVTAFLVKCAGSRLTVCFVVVACSDATLALRALVLPHRLWFDVALLVPLSSPVLTLQHVIIPSCLPFEENIRIGNVYIVISGATDGSIAFWDLTDNVEAFVQQLSTLNIEKSINCQTRPRTGRGSQGGRWWRTLSSGVPKNRPGDGLVAIKAGERTNCNLANHPMNEASTAVSDAENCTIVCSQAVDNTHHEPEVNSVNSLPGICEIRPFHVFNNVHQSGVNSLHISDIQDIQSSENGFAFSVISGGDDQALHCLKFDLSPLSTGKDSDVVTSNLINLFTSSESMKNNCCRQSQTNKYRIRFLYHDRIISAHSSAIKGVWTDGMWVFSTGLDQRIRCWLLQDNCKLTEQAYLIISVPEPEALHARACGRNHYEIAVAGRGMQMVEFSAS is encoded by the exons ATGTCGGTGTCCAGTGTAGTTCTTCAAGTTCAATCTCCAG AGAGATGCCTTTTGTATTCCATGCGGTTATGGGGTGACAGTTTGGAAACTTTAAGAATTGCTTCCGGTACCATATTCAATGAG ATCATCGTTTGGAAAGTTGTTCCTGTAGAACCTCATCTTGATGGGCTGCCTTCAACAAGTCTCTTGGAAGATGATATATATTTGAGCTGTTCATTATCCGACTCTTTCCAGCTTCGTTTTCAGCAGCATAAATCTGCTCATATGTGCAGACTTATTGGACATGAAGGCTCAATTTTTCGCATAGCATGGTCCTCAGATGGATCCAAACTGGTTTCCGTCTCTGATGATCGCag TGCTCGTATCTGGGCTGTTAGGGATGAGCTGAAAGATTCAGATAACAGAGAGGAGGAGGTTGCAGGCCCTGTTCTGTTTGGTCATAATGCTAGAGTTTGGGACTGCTGTATCTGTGATTCT GTAATTGTCACTGCTGGTGAAGATTGTACATGTCGTGTATGGAGATTGGATGGCAAACAGCTCAAGATGATTAAGGAACACAT aGGAAGAGGCATATGGCGTTGTTTGTATGATCCAACCTCTTCACTCCTCATTACTGCTGGATTTGACTCTTCAATCAAAGTGCATCAAGTGGCTTCTATTTCCCAGAGCTTGGAAGGACAAATTGAATCAAAACCTTTCATTGACAGAATGGAGATATTTACCTGTCGCATCCCAAATTCATCTGAATATATTGGTCTCATGGACag CAAAAGTGAATATGTACGTTGCTTACATTTCACATGCGAAGATACTCTTTATGTTGCGACAAACAATGGTTATCTGTACCATGCTAGATTACATGGAACTGTGGATGTAAAATGGACAAAGCTTGCTCAGCTCAGTGAAGAGGTGCCGATTGTTTGTATGGATTTGCTGTCCAAAAAACTCCCCAAACATTCCAATGGAGTTGATGACTGGGTTGCTTTAGGAGATGGTAAAGGAAACATGACAATTGTGAGAATTATGGGTGATGTTTTCACTCCCGAAGTGGGTTTCACCTTCACCTGGTCAGCCGGGAAAGAGAGACAACTCTTAGGAACCTATTGGTGCAAGGCATTGGGATGTAG GTTCATTTTTACTGCTGATCCTAGAGGAATTTTAAAGCTATGGAGGTTAAGCGATCCGTTACCATCTGGTTCTCTCACTTGTGGAAGAACTTTTGATGCATCCCTTATAGCAGAATTCACATCATGTTTTGGAATTCGGATTATGTGTCTAGATGCATCATTTGAGGATGAG GTGCTGGTATGTGGGGATTTGCGTGGAAATCTGGTTCTTTTCCCTTTGTCAAAGGGCTTGCTGCTGGAAAAACCTACTCTAccagaaataaaaatttcaccATTGTGTTATTTTAAAGGATCTCATGGAATATCAACTGTATCCAACATTTCTGTTGCTAAATTGAGCTCTGACACGATTGAAATACGCTCG ACGGGAGGTGATGGCTGCATATGCTATTTAGAATATGACCCAGACCAGGGTGGTTTGGAATTTGTTGGGATGAAACAAGTAAAAGAATTGAGTTTAGTTCAATCTGTTTCTGCCGAAAACAACTGCCTCGATGATTTGGCTAATTGTGGATATGCTATTGGTTTTGCATCAACAGATTTTATAATCTGGAACTTAATAAGTGAGGCAAAG GTTGTGCAAATTCCATGTGGTGGATGGCGACGTCCTCATTCTTATTATCTTGGTGATGTACCAGAAGCGATGAGCTGTTTTGCATATGTCAAG GATGAGATAATCTATATTCATCGAAAATGGGTACCAGAAAAGGAGAGGAAGATATTTCCCCAGAATTTGCACATCCAGTTTCATGGGAGAGAGATGCACTCCTTATGCTTTGTTTCTAAAAATACACTTGTTGAGGCAAATGGGAAGAATTTTCAGTTTGATAGATCTAGTTGGATTGCTACTGGGTGTGAGGATGGAACTGTGAGGTTGACTTG GTATATTCCTGGAGTTGAGGGTTGGCTTACATCAAAATTGCTTGGGGAACATGTTGGTGGATCTGCTGTGAGATCAATATGCTCAGTATCAAAGATGCACATAATTGCTTCTGACTTGACCAACTTGTCAGATTGGACAAAGAGACAAAACACTTGTGCCGGGGACATGGATAATCCTTTCTTGTTGATCTCGGTTGGGGCAAAGCGGGTGCTAACTTCTTGGCTATTGAGAGATAGGAATCTAGACAAGGAAAATGTATTTATTGAACAAGAAAAACTGGAAAACGGAAATGGCTATAAGCCTTCGTCAGAAGTATCCTCATTGATGTCTTTCAAATGGCTGTCAACTGACATGCCTCCCAGAAATTCCAGTTCTCGTGGAAAAACAAAAGTAGCTGAGAAGATACAAGGAATAACCAAAGAACTTAATATGAATATTGATGTAACATCAGGACCACTTTTACTGGAAAAGGGGGAGGGATATTCAAAAATTTCTTATGATGATAAGTATGAGGATGACTGGAGATATCTGGCTGTCACTGCTTTTCTGGTGAAGTGTGCTGGTTCCAG GTTGACTGTctgttttgttgttgttgcttgcTCAGATGCAACACTTGCACTGCGAGCTCTTGTTTTACCACATCGGTTATG GTTCGATGTGGCTTTGTTGGTTCCTCTATCATCACCAGTTTTAACATTGCAGCATGTCATCATTCCTAGCTGTTTGCCTTTTGAAG AGAACATTCGAATTGGAAATGTGTATATTGTGATCAGTGGAGCTACAGATGGAAGTATTGCCTTTTGGGATCTAACTGACAATGTTGAGGCTTTTGTTCAGCAGTTATCTACACTGAACATAGAGAAGTCCATAAATTGTCAAACACGGCCACGCACTGGAAGAGGAAGTCAGGGTGGACGATGGTGGAGAACATTAAGCAGTGGTGTGCCTAAAAATAGACCAGGTGATGGTTTGGTTGCAATAAAAGCTGGAGAGAGGACGAACTGCAATTTGGCAAATCATCCTATGAATGAAGCATCAACAGCAGTAAGTGACGCGGAAAACTGCACAATAGTTTGTTCTCAAGCTGTAGACAACACACATCATGAACCAGAAGTGAATAGTGTCAATTCCTTGCCAGGAATATGTGAAATAAGGCCTTTCCATGTCTTCAATAATGTTCACCAATCAGGGGTCAACTCTCTTCATATTTCAGACATACAGGATATTCAAAGTTCTGAAAATGGTTTTGCATTCAGTGTAATAAGTGGAGGCGATGATCAAGCACTCCACTGTCTTAAATTTGATTTGTCACCATTATCAACAGGGAAGGATTCTGATGTCGTGACATCAAATCTCATCAATTTATTCACTAGTTCTGAAAGCATGAAGAATAATTGTTGTAGACAAAGCCAGACAAACAAGTACAGGATCAGATTTTTATATCATGACCGAATCATCTCAGCTCATAGCTCTGCcataaaag GTGTTTGGACAGATGGCATGTGGGTGTTTTCTACTGGTCTTGATCAGCGCATCAGATGCTGGCTTCTTCAGGATAACTGTAAATTAACTGAACAAGCTTATTTGATCATTAGTGTTCCAGAGCCAGAAGCACTGCATGCTAGAGCCTGTGGCAG GAACCACTACGAAATTGCAGTGGCTGGGAGAGGAATGCAAATGGTTGAGTTCTCCGCCTCTTAG